A window of the Hordeum vulgare subsp. vulgare chromosome 5H, MorexV3_pseudomolecules_assembly, whole genome shotgun sequence genome harbors these coding sequences:
- the LOC123399575 gene encoding geranylgeranyl pyrophosphate synthase, chloroplastic-like — protein MCATSLPCALSAFTPVTVRSHSSVSLRCNMKLRCGLEQYMSANARAVHEALDRALPLGQPERLSESMRYSVLPGGKRVFPVLAIAACELVGGSAAMATSVACAVEMVHSMTIIHDDMPCMDNAALRRGRPANHVVFGEYTAMISGDTLLALAFEHLAQPSAVPAVAGRTLRAVGELAAAAVDSAAGQVADKESEGGTVSLDMLEYIHLHKTARLLEAAAVCGAIVGGGTDGEIESLRRYARFIGLLFQVVDDALDSEEDEAIDKATYQKLLGVDQAQAYAAELLVKAQRELERFDANRAVPLHHLASFIAYRHN, from the coding sequence ATGTGTGCGACATCCCTGCCTTGTGCCCTCTCGGCCTTCACCCCTGTGACTGTGAGAAGtcattcctccgtctccttgcgcTGCAACATGAAGCTGCGATGTGGGTTGGAGCAGTACATGTCTGCCAACGCCAGGGCCGTGCACGAAGCGCTGGACCGGGCCCTGCCCCTTGGCCAACCCGAGCGCCTCAGCGAGTCCATGCGCTACTCCGTCCTCCCCGGCGGGAAGCGAGTGTTCCCTGTCCTCGCCATCGCCGCGTGCGAGCTCGTCGGCGGCTCCGCGGCAATGGCTACCTCCGTCGCCTGCGCCGTGGAGATGGTACACAGCATGACGATTATCCACGATGACATGCCGTGTATGGACAACGCCGCCCTTCGCCGTGGCCGGCCCGCCAACCACGTCGTCTTCGGCGAGTACACCGCAATGATCTCCGGCGACACGCTCCTCGCGCTCGCGTTCGAGCACCTTGCCCAACCTAGTGCTGTCCCCGCAGTAGCGGGGCGCACGCTGCGGGCCGTGGGGGAGCTCGCCGCGGCTGCCGTGGACTCGGCGGCAGGACAGGTCGCCGATAAGGAATCCGAGGGTGGGACCGTAAGCCTTGACATGCTGGAGTACATCCACCTACACAAGACCGCGCGGCTACTCGAGGCCGCGGCTGTGTGCGGCGCCATTGTCGGTGGAGGTACGGACGGCGAGATTGAGAGCCTCCGGCGGTACGCGCGCTTCATCGGCCTCCTCTTCCAGGTTGTGGATGACGCGCTGGACAGCGAGGAAGACGAGGCAATCGACAAGGCCACGTACCAGAAGCTGCTGGGTGTCGACCAGGCGCAGGCTTACGCGGCGGAGCTCCTGGTGAAGGCCCAGCGGGAGCTCGAGCGGTTCGATGCCAACCGCGCCGTGCCGCTGCACCATCTCGCGAGCTTCATTGCCTACAGACACAACTGA